ATACCAATTGATGCTTCCATTGCTTTTACTTTTAATACAAAATTTTCGACATCATCATTAAAAGCCTCAAAAATATAACTATTGTTTTGGTTTTTAATCCGAATTTTTTTGTTAAATTCTTTAATATTTTCAATATTTTTTCATTCAATATCTGTTAGTTCTAAATTTAAAGTTTTTAATTCAGCTTGCATAGCTAAAAATTTAAATTCATATTTTTTCATTTTTGAAATTACTTCATTTAATGGTGAAAATTGCTTTTTTAAATCCTGAATAACAATAAGCTGGTTATTTATTTCTTTTATTATAGTTAATAATTGCAATAACGCTTGCTGATTTGTAAATTTTGTTCCACTTATTAAAGTAAAAAAATCATCTCTAAAATCATTTTTTCATAAATTTTTGTATTTTAAAATGTTTTCTTCCATTGCGTATGTTAGTTGATTATTTTTTTTAAAAAATAGATAATCTTTTTTCAATTCTTGTTTTTTTTCTTCTAAATTTTTTAGTAAAGTTTCAACATTTTCTTTATTATAGGTAGTCTCTTTTAAGTATTTATATGCATTCTCTTCTATCTTAAATTCATGTATTATTTTATTTATTTCTTGTAAAAGGTTTGCAAACAATTCATTAATTTTTTTAGAATTTTTTAAATAATTTTTTTGTTCAAATAATTCTTGAAGACTTTTGATTCATTTTTCTATTTCAGATAATCTTTTTGTAATGTTGAATTTAACTATGAAATTTGTAAAACAATTTTGTTGTAATTTAGTTTTTATTTTAAAAAAATCATTTATTTTGGTATCCAAAAACATTTTTAAACCATAAGCTTCATTTAATATTTTTGAATAATTTAACAAAATTAAATTCAAGTTTTTTAAATTAGTAAAGTTTATATTGCTATTATTTTTTATAAATTCATTATTTTTAAAAAAATTATAGTTTTCACTCCATTGATTTTCAATTATCTGAATTTCTGAGTTAAAAAAAACGTATTTTTGTTCATTAATCTTAACATAACTGCTAAGTTTTCTAAAAAATGAAAATAACAAACGAGCGTGATGAATAATTAATTCAGTATTTTTTGTGTGTTTTTTAACAAAAGAATTAATGTTTTTTTCAAGTTGTGAAATTACTTTAATGTCTTTTTTACATTTTCTTAAACCCTTATCTATGTTTTTTATTTCTTTTAAAATAACTACTAGTTTTTTGTCAAAAGTAAAATGAATTGTATTTTTAAGAGTTGTTGAATAAAATACCAAACCAGAATGTTTTGCCTTAAATTTTGTATACATTTGCGCATATTGGTTGTATATTTTATTAAATTCAATATCATTTTTTGAAAACATTTCAAATTGAGTTAATGTTTGAGTAAAATTTTTTAGCACTTTGTCATTTTTTTTAGTTTTTAAAATAATTTTTTCTATTCCATATTTTTTATAATAATTAAAAATCCAAATATATCATAAAAACAAAACAGTAAATGTTAAAAAAATTAAGATTAAAATAGCTAAAAACAAACTTATTTTCATATATATTAATTTTATATAAATTAAACAAATAAACATAAAAAAACAAATTAAATTTGGAAAATAGTTTTTTTGCTAAAAAATAACACAATTTATAGTAAAATTTAAAAGCATTGACACAGCAATTGTACATAGTGTAAAATTTTTGAATTCTTAAGATTTGAGAGTAAGTTAGCTGTTATACTGAAATCATTAAAAACTTAATATTACAACTAGAGTGCAAAAAAGTCCTTGCAGAAAGGAAACAATATGTCTCGTTTTAGAGGATCAATATTTAAAAAATCTCGTCGTTATGGGATTTCATTATTAGAAACAGGAAAAGAATTCGCAAAAGGTAAACAACGTAAATACGCTCCAGGACAACACGGACAAAAACGTGCAAAATTAACTGACTATGGACTTCACTTATATGAAAAACAAAAAGTTCGTTTTATTTATGGAATAAATGAAAGACAATTTGAAAACACATTTAAAAAAGCTTCAAAAAAACAAGGTATTACCGGTACAAACTTCTTACAAATGTTAGAAACCAGATTAGATAATGTTGTTTATCGTGCTGGTTTTGCAAAAACAAGAAGACAAGCCCGTCAATTAGTAAATCATGGTCACTTTACTTTAAATGGTAAAAAAGCTAATATACCTTCAATGCAAGTTGCAATCGATTCAGTTATTGAATTAAAAGAAGGATCACGTCAAAATTCAGAAATTACACAAGCTATGACTGAAAGACAAGTTGCTGAATGAATTAAACGTGAAGAATTTAAAGCAACATTATTACGTCTACCTGAAAGAAAAGAATTAAATCCTGAAATCAATGAATCATTAATTGTTGAGTTCTACAACCACTAGAATTACCAAAAAACATCTTCGGATGTTTTTTTTATTTAAAAAATAAAAAATACTAATTTAATAATATGAAAATTAATAGTAATTAAAGAAAATATTTTGTAAATTTTGCTAAGTTAATAAATAAATTTCTTTTGTCAAAAGTTAAAAATGATAAAATTAAAACAGTTTTTATAGGAGGCTTATGAAATCAAAAAAAGCTTTAATTTTAATATCTATGGGTGTTGTTTCACTGCTAAGTCCATTGTTTTCATTATCATGCATCAAACCTAATGATAATGAAAATACTAAACAAACCTTAATAGTTGAAGAAAATAATTTAAAAGATTACATTAATAAGGGAATTATATTAGCAGTAAATAATTTCAATAAATTACCTGATATTGATTTAAATAACTTTGATCAAGAAAATACAATATTTTATTTAGTTAAACCAATTGAACAAAATTCAGTAAAATGAACATTGCCATATAAATTTGGCATAGGAAATCCTTTTGTTGATTTTTTAAACCAGAAAACTAAATTTAATATTGAATACATCGAATTATCTAATGCAACACAAATTGCAGATAATAGTTTTTCAAACCTTAAAAATCTAAAAGAAATTAATGCCCCTAACGTAATTGAAATAGGTTATGGAGCCATTGAAAATAGTAATTTACTTGAATTAATTAATATCCCTAATGCTAATAAAATTGCGCAAAACGCTTTTTATAACACTAAATTTTTAGAAAATCTAATTAATAAAAACCCACAAAAATTAGCAATTGTAAACAATGTTTTAATAAATGGTCAAAAAGCTAGTGGTAAAATCAATATTCCTAGCAATGTAACAATTATAAGTGATGGAGCCTTTGAAAATGCAGCCGAATTAATAAGCGCTAACATGCAAGGAATTGTACAGGTTGGTTATCGTGCTTTTTGAAATGCTAATTCTTTAAAAAGTATTAATTTACCCAATGCTGTTTCAATTGGTGATTGAGCTTTTGCACACGCAAAATCACTAACAAGTATTAGTTTACCTAATGCAACAGAAATAGGTGAAGGAAGCTTTAAGGATGCAAGTTCACTATGATTTATAAATATTCCAAAAGTAACAGAAATTAAAAATCGTGGTTTTGAAAACGCTATTTCATTAAAGATAATAAATTCACCCAATATAACTAAATTAGGTGACAGCGCTTTTGAAAATGCTAGTTCATTAATTGAAATAAATATCCCTAATGTAACTGAAATTGGACAAAGTGCATTTTACAATGCTAAATCACTTGAAAATTTAAACATACCTAATGTAACTCAAATTAATGAGCATGCTTTTAAAAATGCTAGTTCATTAAAAAATATTAAAATACCTAATGTCATTTTAATCGCAAAAAGAGCATTTGAAAATGTTAATTCATTAACTGAAGTTGATATACCCAACACTTTAAAAATTGATGACATGGCTTTTTATGGCGCAAGTTCTTTAGTTACTTTAAATGCTCCAAAAGTAAAAGAAATTGGAGAAAATGCTTTTTGAAATGCTAATTCATTGGTTAGTGTAAATGCAGATAATGTAATTGAAATTGGGCAAAGTGCTTTTGAAAATGCTAAATCATTAAAAAATTTAAATATTTTAGGTGTTGAAAAAATTAATAAAGATGCATTTAAAAATGCTACTTCATTAACAACATTAGAATTACCTAATATATTAGAAATTTCCGATAATGCATTTTATAATGCAACAGAATTATCAAAACTAAATGCCCCTAAAGTTATAACAATTGGTCAAAGTGCTTTTGAAAATGCTCAATCTTTAAAAAATATAAATATTTTAAGTGCTCAAGAAATTAAAAGAAATGCATTTAAAAATGCAAATTCGTTAATAAAAATTGACGCGCCTAACGTAACAAAAATAGGGCAAAGTGCTTTTGAAAATGTCACTTCATTACAAACATTAAATATGCCAAATGTAAGTGAAATTCCCACTAGAGCATTTAAAGACGCTAGATCATTAGAAAACATTAACATTGAAAATGCAACAGAAATAGGGCAAAGTGCTTTTGAAAATGCTAGTTCATTAACTGAATTAAATATACCTAATGTTACTTTAATAGATAGATATGCCTTTTTTGGCGCTAATTCTTTAGAACGCGTAAATGCAAGCAATGTAACTGAATTAGGTGAAAGTGCTTTTGATGATATCGGTTCACTGGAAATCTTAAATATACCTAAAATTTCAGTAATAAATGAGTATGCATTATACTATACATCAATTTCTCTTGAAGATTCTTCACTACCTACTGAAATAACAGAAAGCGTTTTAGAAAAACTAAAAACTGGAGAATACTGAGAAACAAACAGCTAGATACAACAAATAAGTATTGTCGTATTTTTTTGTATTAAAGAAATTTTAAAAAATATTAAAAAATTCTTACAATATTTAAAATGAATTGTTATTACTTTTAAAAAGTAAAGTATAATAAAATTAAATAAAAAAGGAAATAGTATGAGAGGAAAACGTAAAATTTGAATTATTATAGCTAGTTTATTAAGTGTTTTAACAATGACTACCACAACTTTTGTTGTAAAAGAGATACAACTAAATAATTTAATAAAAAAACAAAGTGCATTGTGAAGCAATTTAGAAAAACTACAAAATAACATCTTCAAACAAGATTATTTTTGAAATTCAAAAATTCAAAACATTTTAGATAAAAATATTGTTTTAAATGCTTTTAAGGAAAATTTTCAAGATGTTAAAAGAAAAATTAATAACCTTGATACTGAATTAAGAAAATACTATGAAATTAGTAATAAAATACAAACAGAAAACATGGAACAAGATTTTATCAAATATAATAAGGTTTCCGAAGAAGTGAAATCATATATAAATAAAAATTTAAGTGAAGAACGGTTTCAAAAAGTAAAGCAAGCGCTTGAAGAAACAGAAAAAAGAACTAGTGAAATTATACACACAGAACCCACAGAAAATAAAACAATAGCACAAACGAGTATTTTGCAAAATGCTTTAGACAAGGCAAAATTACATGGCATAGCAACCAAAGATAACGAATATAATTATTTAGAAATAAATCAAAGTAATTTGAAAAAATATATCGATGAAGGATTTATTTTCGCAAGACCAAAGGATAGTAATTCAACAACTGATTATAAAAAATACTTATATACTTACAAAGATTTACAAAAGTATGAAATGAATGAATTAAAATTTGTATTTACTAAGAACATACCTAATGTAGATGCTATTAACTGAACTTTAGAAAATGATTTTGAAATTAATGAATTTTCTAAAACTAAAATAACACTTAAACATTTAAAATTACAAAATGTTAAAAAAATAAATGAATCGAGTTTTTCTAACGCTAGTGAATTGTTGACATTGGATTTACCAAATGTAATAATGGTAAGTAACGATTCGTTTCATAGGAGAATTCCACTAGTGAGTGTAAAAGCACCAAAATTAAAATGAGTAGATAAGACAACTTTTGGCGAGATTTTTTTAGATGTGCTAATAGAGTCAGATAAAAATAAATTAGCAATTTTTAATGATGTAATCATTGATGGAACTAGAGCAAAGGGAAATATTGTAGTACCAGATAATATTACTACAATTTCAACCAAAGCTTTTATAAGTAACAAACAATTAATCAGTATTGATTTACAAAATGTTGTTGACGTTGAAAATTTGGCATTCATAAATAACATAAATTTAATAAAATTTAACGCTCCAAAATTAAGAATAATAAAAAGTGGTGCATTAAGTTTAAATGAATTATTAACAGGAATATACGCCCCTAATGTCGAAGCATTTGAAACAAATTCAATTAGAAATTCTGGAATAACATTCGAAAATTCCACTTTAACAAAAGAAATAACAAAAAATATCTTTAATGCCATTAAAGAAGGTTCAGCATGAAAAGTAAATAAAACAAAAAACTCCACAGAATAATTTATAAATGTAAGTTCAAGAAAAAAATCTTGAGCTTTTTTATACATAAATGTTTAACAAATAAAATAATTATTTATTCAATTAATATGCAATTAAATAACTTTACAACAAGTTATATTTTTTAATTTTAATATCATGTTAATTAGAATAAATTTTTAAAAGATATACCATATTTCTTCAATTGATTTTATGATATTAATACACATTATACAACATGTTAAAAATTAAAACTTTATATTGCAAATACCCGAAAAATAATCATTTGCCTTACAAGATGTAAATTTATAAATCAAGCAGTCATTATGTCGCTATTTAAAGTGAAAAATGCTAGTGGTAAAAATATTTCAGATTATGTAAGAATAATAAGTAATGGCACCTTCGAAAATGCAATTAAACTAATAAGTGTTAATATGTCAAATGTCATAGAAATTGGTTACCAAGCTTTTTTAGGTGATAATTCTTTAAAAAGTGTTAATTTATCTAGCACTATTTTAATAGATGACCGAACTTTTTCACACATAAAATCACCAACAAGCATTAATTTACCTAATACAAAAAAATAGGTGAAGAAAGTTTTAATGATACGAGTTCATTATGATTTATAAATATTCCCAACATAATAGAAATTAAAAATAGAGCTTTTGAAAATGCTAGTTCATTAACACAATTAAACATATCTAACGTTACTTTAATAGATAGATATGCTTTTTTGGTGCTAATTCTTTAGAACGCGTAAATGCAAACAATGTAACTGAATTAGGTGAAAGTACTTTTGATGATATTAGTTCACTAGAAATCTTAAATATGCCTAAAATTTAAGTAATAAATAAGTATACATTATACTATAACATCAATTTCACTCGAAGATTCTTCGCTATCTATTGAAATAACTAAAAGTGTTTTAGAAAAATTAAAAAATCAAGAATACTGAGAAGCTAATAACTAATTTATTACCTTTTTTTATTCTAAAAAATATTCAATTCATAAAATAAAATTTGAAATCTGCAACTATAACTTTGCGGTTTTTTATTTATTTAAACAAATATAAAATTTCAAGCATGAATAAATTTATTTTAACATTTAAAAAAAATAAATATAAATTAACAAAATGTAACTACAAAAAATATTTATTTTTTATTTAAGTTATAAAAATAAAAAACCAGAAAAATTTAAGATAAAGTAAAAAATAATGTAAAAGTCTATAAATGCTAAAAAATCAAAATGTAATTCACATAAAACTTTGCACTTCAAAATTAATAATGATGTTTTTTACTACACAATTTAATGGCTATAAACTCTCAACTATTGCTGAGATATTTTTTATTTAAGTATTAAAAAAGTAAAAATGATATCTATTGATATACTTAATATGTTATTAAATTTTGAAATGTTTTTGTCATATACTAATTTCCGATAAAAAATTACTAAAACCATATTTACATATAAACTAAAAAAGTAAATTTATTGCATTATACATTAAATTGCCATATTAAACATATTAAAATATTTACTCAACTTGTATGCAAATAATTAATGATATTTAATAGCATTAATATTGAACACTTAATATTTTTACAACACTCTATAATATGCTAAAATAATTATTGTAACTATAGTCACGAGCAAAGATAAAACTATTTAAAAATTAACCAATAAATTATATTTTAATAAATTTAAGGATAACATAATGACAAATAAAAATGACAAACGCAAGAAAAATATAATGGTTATTTTATTAATCATTCTCACTTCTATGTTAATTGCAACAATATCAATTTCAACTAGCACCCATATTAAAAATGCTAATAATTATAAAAAAGAGGATATTGAAAATAAAAATTCTTTAAAAGCACTTGAAACGAAAATAGAAGATAAAAATAAAAAAATAGAAGATTTAAAAGTAAAGTTAAAAGATAGTGATATAACAAAAGAGCAAAATAGTAATTTAAAATCTCAAATCAATAATTTAAATTCAGAAGTAAGTAATCTCAACAACAAAATTATGATTTTAGAGCCATCAATAGAAGAAAAAAATAACGAAATACAAGATTTAAAAACTAAATTAGTAGATGCAAATTATGGAAAGCGAGAAGACGTTGATGTTAAAAACTTTTCAAATAACAATTTTGGTATGACTTTGTCAACTATATATAAATCACAGATAAATACAGATCCACTTGAAGAAATTAATGATAAAAACTTTTCATCAAGACTTACATTGAAAAAAAATACTTCAAGTAGTAATATTAATAAAAAAGAACTATTATTAGAATTTAATGAGGGTTATATAAAAAATTTTTTAAATAATGATTCCTACAAAATGTATATAAAAGAAGAAAATAATAAAACCTATTTAAAATGATCAGCATTATTAATTATGGTTATAGTAGAACATAATTTAATTAACAATAATTTAAACAGAATATTTCCTTTTTCTTTAGAAAATTCAATTTTAAAAATTTCATATTTAGATAAAAACTTAAAAGTACATTCAAAAGAAATTACAATTAATACCAGAAATAATAATAATGACGAAAATAGTAATGAAATCATTGACTTTGATTTTATTTATAGTAATAAAGAATACTATAGATTTGTTGTTGAAATTAAACCGTTCATAAATACAGTTGAAAATTATTCTGATTATTCAATTTATGCAGAGTGAAATAATCCAAAACAATATAAATATACTATAAATAACGATTGAAATATATCCAATTACAACGATGATAAAGATGTATCTTTAACAGATGATGTAAAACTATATTGAAAAGATTATCAACCTAAAAACTCTGAAAATGATATGCCTGCATACCTAGATGTAATATTACATTTATCACGCAAAAAACAATTAGAAATAATAGAAAATATTAAAAAGAACATTCCAATAGAAAAACAAATAAAAGATATATTATTTGCTGAATTATCTAAAAAAGATTTTTATCAAAAAATAGACAATTCAAACAAAAAACTATTAATATCATGAAAATATATACTTGATGATGATAATCAATATAATATATCTTCTATTATCACTGATGATAATACAACCAACAGTCAACCATTTGAATATGACAAATACAGTTTTTTCGTCAATGTATTTAGAATAAATTTTGCAGACAAATAATATTTTTCTTATATAAAAACATTCATTTTTTATTGAATGTTTTTTTAATGCCTTAGCTAGTAAATTAATATTTTGATATTAAATAAAAACTAATATTTTTTAATAATTTTATTAAGTGATTTTATTATATTAATATATATTAATATATAATTTACAATATGATAAAAATTAAAGATTTATATTACAAATACCCAGAAAGTCAATCATTTGCTTTACAAGGTGTAAATTTAGAAATTCAAACAGGTCACTATGTGGCTATTTTAGGTCATAACGGTAGTGGAAAAAGCACACTTTCAAAATTAATTAGTGCAATTTACAAAGCTACTGAAGGTGAAATTTGAATTGATGACATTATATATTCAAAAGAAAATTTAAAAAAAATAAGACAAAAAATCGGGATTATTTTTCAAAACCCTGATAACCAATTTGTTGGCGCAACTGTTGAAGATGATATTGCTTTTGGTTTAGAAAATAAACATGTTCCAAGAGAACAAATGAAAGAATTAATTCATAAATATGCAAAATTAGTTTCAATGGATGATTCTTTAGATCGTGAACCATCTAACTTAAGTGGTGGACAAAAACAAAGAGTAGCTATAGCATCTACATTAGCTCTTGATCCTGATATTATTATTTTCGATGAAGTTACTAGTATGTTAGATCCAAAAGGAAAAGAAGATATCCTTGAAATTATTCATAACTTACACAGAAATACAAACAAAATATTAATTTCAATCACACATGATATGGATGAAGCTGTTTTAGCTGATGAACTTTTAGTATTTAGTGGTGGAAAATTAGTTGCAAGTGGTTCTCCGAAAGAAATTTTAAAAAATAAAGAAATAGTTGAACTTGCTAAAATTGACTCACCTTTTATTTATAAATTATCTGAAATGATTGATGGAATTGAACCAACCTATGATGAAAAAGTTTTAATTGAGGAAATATGCAAATAGAAGTAAATAATATTTCAAAAGAATTTGATAAAAAATTACCAACTCATATCAAAGTATTAAAAGATATAAATATAAATTTTGAT
The nucleotide sequence above comes from Mycoplasma zalophi. Encoded proteins:
- the rpsD gene encoding 30S ribosomal protein S4; its protein translation is MSRFRGSIFKKSRRYGISLLETGKEFAKGKQRKYAPGQHGQKRAKLTDYGLHLYEKQKVRFIYGINERQFENTFKKASKKQGITGTNFLQMLETRLDNVVYRAGFAKTRRQARQLVNHGHFTLNGKKANIPSMQVAIDSVIELKEGSRQNSEITQAMTERQVAEWIKREEFKATLLRLPERKELNPEINESLIVEFYNH
- a CDS encoding septation ring formation regulator EzrA; translated protein: MLKNFTQTLTQFEMFSKNDIEFNKIYNQYAQMYTKFKAKHSGLVFYSTTLKNTIHFTFDKKLVVILKEIKNIDKGLRKCKKDIKVISQLEKNINSFVKKHTKNTELIIHHARLLFSFFRKLSSYVKINEQKYVFFNSEIQIIENQWSENYNFFKNNEFIKNNSNINFTNLKNLNLILLNYSKILNEAYGLKMFLDTKINDFFKIKTKLQQNCFTNFIVKFNITKRLSEIEKWIKSLQELFEQKNYLKNSKKINELFANLLQEINKIIHEFKIEENAYKYLKETTYNKENVETLLKNLEEKKQELKKDYLFFKKNNQLTYAMEENILKYKNLWKNDFRDDFFTLISGTKFTNQQALLQLLTIIKEINNQLIVIQDLKKQFSPLNEVISKMKKYEFKFLAMQAELKTLNLELTDIEWKNIENIKEFNKKIRIKNQNNSYIFEAFNDDVENFVLKVKAMEASIGIKIKAYKLFQISITFFNRYRSSIPDINNLCLEIEKSIESKKYIEAVDKIYKHIEKGSN
- a CDS encoding leucine-rich repeat domain-containing protein, giving the protein MKSKKALILISMGVVSLLSPLFSLSCIKPNDNENTKQTLIVEENNLKDYINKGIILAVNNFNKLPDIDLNNFDQENTIFYLVKPIEQNSVKWTLPYKFGIGNPFVDFLNQKTKFNIEYIELSNATQIADNSFSNLKNLKEINAPNVIEIGYGAIENSNLLELINIPNANKIAQNAFYNTKFLENLINKNPQKLAIVNNVLINGQKASGKINIPSNVTIISDGAFENAAELISANMQGIVQVGYRAFWNANSLKSINLPNAVSIGDWAFAHAKSLTSISLPNATEIGEGSFKDASSLWFINIPKVTEIKNRGFENAISLKIINSPNITKLGDSAFENASSLIEINIPNVTEIGQSAFYNAKSLENLNIPNVTQINEHAFKNASSLKNIKIPNVILIAKRAFENVNSLTEVDIPNTLKIDDMAFYGASSLVTLNAPKVKEIGENAFWNANSLVSVNADNVIEIGQSAFENAKSLKNLNILGVEKINKDAFKNATSLTTLELPNILEISDNAFYNATELSKLNAPKVITIGQSAFENAQSLKNINILSAQEIKRNAFKNANSLIKIDAPNVTKIGQSAFENVTSLQTLNMPNVSEIPTRAFKDARSLENINIENATEIGQSAFENASSLTELNIPNVTLIDRYAFFGANSLERVNASNVTELGESAFDDIGSLEILNIPKISVINEYALYYTSISLEDSSLPTEITESVLEKLKTGEYWETNS
- a CDS encoding leucine-rich repeat protein; the protein is MSLFKVKNASGKNISDYVRIISNGTFENAIKLISVNMSNVIEIGYQAFLGDNSLKSVNLSSTILIDDRTFSHIKSPTSINLPNTKK
- a CDS encoding coiled-coil domain-containing protein; its protein translation is MTNKNDKRKKNIMVILLIILTSMLIATISISTSTHIKNANNYKKEDIENKNSLKALETKIEDKNKKIEDLKVKLKDSDITKEQNSNLKSQINNLNSEVSNLNNKIMILEPSIEEKNNEIQDLKTKLVDANYGKREDVDVKNFSNNNFGMTLSTIYKSQINTDPLEEINDKNFSSRLTLKKNTSSSNINKKELLLEFNEGYIKNFLNNDSYKMYIKEENNKTYLKWSALLIMVIVEHNLINNNLNRIFPFSLENSILKISYLDKNLKVHSKEITINTRNNNNDENSNEIIDFDFIYSNKEYYRFVVEIKPFINTVENYSDYSIYAEWNNPKQYKYTINNDWNISNYNDDKDVSLTDDVKLYWKDYQPKNSENDMPAYLDVILHLSRKKQLEIIENIKKNIPIEKQIKDILFAELSKKDFYQKIDNSNKKLLISWKYILDDDNQYNISSIITDDNTTNSQPFEYDKYSFFVNVFRINFADK
- a CDS encoding energy-coupling factor transporter ATPase translates to MIKIKDLYYKYPESQSFALQGVNLEIQTGHYVAILGHNGSGKSTLSKLISAIYKATEGEIWIDDIIYSKENLKKIRQKIGIIFQNPDNQFVGATVEDDIAFGLENKHVPREQMKELIHKYAKLVSMDDSLDREPSNLSGGQKQRVAIASTLALDPDIIIFDEVTSMLDPKGKEDILEIIHNLHRNTNKILISITHDMDEAVLADELLVFSGGKLVASGSPKEILKNKEIVELAKIDSPFIYKLSEMIDGIEPTYDEKVLIEEICK
- a CDS encoding leucine-rich repeat protein translates to MRGKRKIWIIIASLLSVLTMTTTTFVVKEIQLNNLIKKQSALWSNLEKLQNNIFKQDYFWNSKIQNILDKNIVLNAFKENFQDVKRKINNLDTELRKYYEISNKIQTENMEQDFIKYNKVSEEVKSYINKNLSEERFQKVKQALEETEKRTSEIIHTEPTENKTIAQTSILQNALDKAKLHGIATKDNEYNYLEINQSNLKKYIDEGFIFARPKDSNSTTDYKKYLYTYKDLQKYEMNELKFVFTKNIPNVDAINWTLENDFEINEFSKTKITLKHLKLQNVKKINESSFSNASELLTLDLPNVIMVSNDSFHRRIPLVSVKAPKLKWVDKTTFGEIFLDVLIESDKNKLAIFNDVIIDGTRAKGNIVVPDNITTISTKAFISNKQLISIDLQNVVDVENLAFINNINLIKFNAPKLRIIKSGALSLNELLTGIYAPNVEAFETNSIRNSGITFENSTLTKEITKNIFNAIKEGSAWKVNKTKNSTE